The following DNA comes from Chitinophaga nivalis.
CGGCTTTGGTTTTGGTGATCAATAATGCCTGGCCTTCGTTTTCAGCAGCCGCTTTCAGGTTATTGGAAGCCACCACCTGGGCCATTGATCTCATGATCACTTCATCAAAAGTGATATCATTCATCTGCAGATCCAGCAAATGAAAACCCCACTCTTCCAGGGTTTTATCAATCTGTTCTTTTACGTGTTCGGTAATATCCTTACGCAGGCCCAGTACTTCTGCCTGTCTTTTAGTAGCTACAAATCCGCGGATAGAACCTTCAATGGTGCGCACCAGCGCCTGCATGAAGCTTCTTTCATCCATAAATTTAAAGGCTACATTTTTCAGCGTTTCTTCGTCCTGGTTCCATACGGCATACAGGAGCATCGCTTTAAAGTACACATTGGCCTGGTCAATGGTAATAGCCTGGAATTCCAGTTCTACTGACCGGTTTTGCACGGATACTCTTTTAAACACCTTTTCAATAACAGGTATTTTAAAATTCAGTCCCGGAAAGAGGATACGGTTATACTTACCAAAGATGGTAGTAACCGCCACATTCCCTTGCTGTACCGTCACAAATGCTGATAATACTACTAAAACCAGTAGTACTGCCAAAATAATCAGGAATACATTCATAGTTCGTTTTTTAGGTCAGGGGTAGTCTGATAACGGGGTAAATATACCAAAATAATGGGCACACTGCGGAGAACAGGTGCAAGCGGGGAAATACATGCGGGGCCGGTTATTTTGAGGGAAAAAATTTGAAGTCAAACAATGGATGAGAAAACTGAGCTTAAAAACACAACGAATGAATAATAAAAAAAGCTTAGCTATATCCTTTGTTTTCTTCTGAAATATATGAATACATCATCTAGTTCTATTTGCTTTAACTGATACGCCAACCTGGTTCTCAGGTCTTCTGTTTCTTCTTTGATTTTTTTGTACTGATCTTTCAGATTCTCGTACCTGGCTACAATCTCTTCGGCTGTAGCAGATTCGTGTAATTCCAAAATATTAAATGCTCTTTCCTCAGTTATCATAGTGATAGGGGGTATTTCAGCCAATAATCATGTCAAATGGTTTAAAAAACATGCTTCATACTAATTCACTAAATTAGTGGAGTTTCAAAAACAAGCAAATACCCAACCTTGGGTATTTTTGGGATAATTTAGCAAATTTTAGCAACCCCAACAAGGCGTATGAGCATCCCTAATACTATGATAATTAAATAATTATATTTTATAATAAGAGCTATTATACGATCGGCCCAAAAATCAACAAATCGAAAAACTGATCCAAAAATAATAAAAACCAATAGTATTTTCACATACTATTTATTCAAAACCAATTTTTCTGGCTATCGCCACCAGCTCGGTGGTATTACGCACTTTTAGCTTCAGGCGGATGTTTTTCCGGTGCGTTTCTACTGTATAACGGCTAAGGTTCAACGAATTTGCGATTTCCTTATTATTCAGTCCCTGTACTGCCAACCCCAATACATCTTTTTCACGGGCAGTCAGTTTATTGAACAAGGTTTCATTTTGCCGGCGTAGTATTTCGCTCAGGGCAGCAGATAACTGCAGATTGGTATCAATCGCATTGGTGAGATCCAGAAAGGCACATATTATTTCTACGACCCTTCCATTCTTATCATGTGTAAAAGGCACTTCCAATCCGATCAACCAGCGGTATTCTGTTTCTCCCCGTTTGCGTATCCGGGCCAATCCGCCAAACTGGCTTTTATTATTGATAAAGGATTGCTGGGCCACTGCTGCCAGCTTAAAATCATCCGGATGCATAATATCGCGGAAAAAATCTATTCCCATACCCTTCATCTCCTCCGGAGAAAAGCCTACCGTTTCCGCCAGGCAATCATTACACCAGGTCACGGTTTTAGTGTTATTATCATAACTATAAACCATGGCTGGTACATGATGTAAAATACTCTCCAGCCAGTTGACACGATTTTTTAATTGTTCATTCTCCTTCTGTAAGGTGCTGAGGGAAATATTTTGCCCTAAATCCGAGCCTGTCTGCATACTTTAAGTTTTAAACAAACAATAGGTAAACAACAACCAAGCACACTCAAATATGCCTAATGTTACGTCCTGTTAAACTGAGTATATGTAAATATAAAATAAAATCCCATATGACCAAGCCCCTGACTATTCCGGGAATCAGGAGATTTTCTGATTTGCAGTTTTTGCAATCTTGGCACGCGCTTTTCGTAAAAAAGAGACCATCCTGTCAATTTCTAAATTGATATTTAAAGGATTAGGCAGTAAATTTGGCGACTATCAATAGAATCATATTTTAAAACCCATAAAAAATCTGAGTTATGGCATTTACACTTCCGAGCTTACCCTACGCCACTGACGCGTTAGAGCCACATTTTGATAAATTGACTATGGAAATTCACCATGGTAAGCACCACCAGGCTTATGTTGATAATCTGAATAAAGCGGTGGCCGGTACAGAAAACGAAAACAAATCACTGGAAGAATTAGTAGCTAAGGCTGGTACTATCAGCCCGGCTGTTAGAAATAATGGCGGTGGTCACTGGAATCACAGTTTCTTCTGGACCAGCCTGGCCCCTAATGCAGGTGGCGAACCTACCGGTAAACTGGCAGATGCCATCAAAAGTGCTTTTGGTTCTTTTGAAGCTTTCCAGGAAAAATTCAACAATGCAGGCGCTACCCGTTTTGGTTCAGGCTGGGCATGGCTGCTGGTAAAGGATGGTAAACTGGAAGTTTCCTCTACTCCTAACCAGGACAACCCACTGATGGACGTTGCTGAAGTAAAAGGCACTCCTATCCTGGGTGTAGACGTATGGGAACATGCTTACTACCTGAAATACCAGAACCGTCGTCCGGAATACCTGAAAGCATTCTGGAATGTAGTAGACTGGAAAACAGTTGGTGAACGTTTCGAAAAAGCATAGGTCTGTTTCCAACCGAAAACTTTATAACTTAAAACGGCCCGCTCCAGCAGGAGCGGGCCGTTTTATATCAGCTTACTTACAATTCTTTGATTTTTACATTTTTGAACCAGATTTCACTGCCGTGATCCTGTAAAGCAATATGCCCTTTCCGGGTCATACCATATCCTTTGGCATCCTTCCATTTACCTGTAGCTTTGTTCTTTTTCCAGTCGGCGCTGCCCAGGTCATACTCCGCTGTTTTTTTGCCATTCAACCAGTGCTCTACATGTCCTTTATTGACAATGATCTTCGTGGTATTCCATTCTCCTATCGGGTTGGCGGCTGCTACCAGCGGCGGATTCATCGCATAGTTAGCACCGGTTTTCTGCCAGTCTTCCAGCTTCTCCGGGAAATTATTATCATCAATGATCTGGTATTCCGGACCACTTAAATAAGGGGCATCAAATTCTTCGGTGACCATATACAGGATACCACTGTTACCTTTGGCTGCCAGCTTCCAGTCGGCTTCCAGCTCAAAGTTTTCATATTCCTTATCTGTAATCAGGTCGCCACGTTTATCGCTCTTGTCTGACGTACTGCCCAGGCAATGCAATAAACCGCCTTCCACTACCCAGGGTTCTGTTGATTTATTTTTATAACCGCGCCAACCATCTTTACTAGTACCATTAAACAGCAACTGCCAGCCGGCAGCTTTATCTGCATCACTCAATACAGCCGCTGCAGCCGTATCAGCAGTCACTGCCTGCTGGATGGCAGTATCCGCTGTTACTGCTGTGGAATCTTTACTTGCAGTTGAGGCACCATTTCCACAGGACATTACCGTGATGGCCACAACTGACAGTGCGGGCATGAATAGTTTTTTCATATTTGGAACATTTAATTATTTATTAACCAGTTTCAGATTTTTAGGATCCCATTGAATGATCTTATTGCTGAAGTAACTATCGTTACACAATAATGCCGGTGCGGCTGCACGGAAACCAAATAACGAATCCTCCGCTACTTTTCCGCCGGTACGCATCGCATTAAACAGGTTATAGAAGTGATCAAAATGCGCGCCTTTATATCCGTCTTCGGCAATATATTCCGTTTTATCCGGTGCCAGCATCTCCTTACGGTGATAGGTATACGCTTTTCCGGGGTCAGCAGCAGCATTAGACTGCGTCAGCGGATCATTGGCATCCTCGTGATTTCTGTTGCGATATAACGTCACCTTATCCCATTCTACCGTCATGGAGCCTTCGCTACCTACCATGCGCAGGTAGTTGGTACCACCGGTACCATCTACAAAGTTCACCCGCAACGACAGGTTAAACGCAGGATGTATATCTGTTTCCGGATAATCAAACATCCCCATCATTACATCCGGTACTTCGCGGCCATCTTTCCAATAGCGTAAACCACCGGTCGCCATTACTTTTTCGGGCCCGATAGATCCGGTTACAAAGTGCAGGCTGGAGAACAGGTGTACGAATAAGTCGCCGGAAACACCGGTACCATAATCCCGGTAATTACGCCAACGGAAGAAACGTAGCGGATCAAAAGCCCGCTTCGGTGCGTTTTTCAG
Coding sequences within:
- a CDS encoding SPFH domain-containing protein; this translates as MNVFLIILAVLLVLVVLSAFVTVQQGNVAVTTIFGKYNRILFPGLNFKIPVIEKVFKRVSVQNRSVELEFQAITIDQANVYFKAMLLYAVWNQDEETLKNVAFKFMDERSFMQALVRTIEGSIRGFVATKRQAEVLGLRKDITEHVKEQIDKTLEEWGFHLLDLQMNDITFDEVIMRSMAQVVASNNLKAAAENEGQALLITKTKAAEADGNAIKIAAEAERQAAQLRGMGVALFREEVAKGMTMAAKEMQQANLDTSVILFSMWTEAIKHFAENSKGNVIFLDGSSEGMEHTMHQMMGLNKLMEPGKKQ
- a CDS encoding LuxR C-terminal-related transcriptional regulator, which codes for MQTGSDLGQNISLSTLQKENEQLKNRVNWLESILHHVPAMVYSYDNNTKTVTWCNDCLAETVGFSPEEMKGMGIDFFRDIMHPDDFKLAAVAQQSFINNKSQFGGLARIRKRGETEYRWLIGLEVPFTHDKNGRVVEIICAFLDLTNAIDTNLQLSAALSEILRRQNETLFNKLTAREKDVLGLAVQGLNNKEIANSLNLSRYTVETHRKNIRLKLKVRNTTELVAIARKIGFE
- a CDS encoding superoxide dismutase, with product MAFTLPSLPYATDALEPHFDKLTMEIHHGKHHQAYVDNLNKAVAGTENENKSLEELVAKAGTISPAVRNNGGGHWNHSFFWTSLAPNAGGEPTGKLADAIKSAFGSFEAFQEKFNNAGATRFGSGWAWLLVKDGKLEVSSTPNQDNPLMDVAEVKGTPILGVDVWEHAYYLKYQNRRPEYLKAFWNVVDWKTVGERFEKA
- a CDS encoding 3-keto-disaccharide hydrolase, which produces MKKLFMPALSVVAITVMSCGNGASTASKDSTAVTADTAIQQAVTADTAAAAVLSDADKAAGWQLLFNGTSKDGWRGYKNKSTEPWVVEGGLLHCLGSTSDKSDKRGDLITDKEYENFELEADWKLAAKGNSGILYMVTEEFDAPYLSGPEYQIIDDNNFPEKLEDWQKTGANYAMNPPLVAAANPIGEWNTTKIIVNKGHVEHWLNGKKTAEYDLGSADWKKNKATGKWKDAKGYGMTRKGHIALQDHGSEIWFKNVKIKEL